One Phyllopteryx taeniolatus isolate TA_2022b chromosome 3, UOR_Ptae_1.2, whole genome shotgun sequence genomic window, TAAGATCAGgcacatgaatacatttttgtgaaagtgagtttttttgtcacttttagcTTGATGTCATATCAAGCCAAAAGCTGCCAACTGCAAGTACAAATACACATGAACCCAAAATACCAGGTTATTAATCATTTTAGACTTAACTGTTCACATAAGGCAGGAAATAATGCATTAAAACAGTTTAAGGCCACTAAGAACAGTCTAtcctaatgcctggatcagactacaaaacaaatttggtctttcacgattgcattatgtcagactactgccataaaatattGCCGTATCTCGGACAAATAGTGGAAATACTACACGATTGTTATTCTAggaccaccgcatcccatcttttacgatcactgggctttatcttgtcaaatcgaACACTGTCGGGAAGGCGTggccagaaaacgtgtcacctttCACCGCAACCGGATACaactgttaccatggcgacaacaagttgttgtcaaacaatggaTCGCTGCGGCAATGTTGGGGGAAGAAacgaacaaaaagaggaaaaaaacctgCAATGTCACCGGGTGCTCGGGAGACATTTTGGCCTATCCATTccattgcttgaggtatgtttacATATGTTTAGTAcaatatggctcgcaagcaggcaaaaaCCGTTAGGTAGCCGAGCAAGCTGAGTGCCGGCACTAATGTTTGCACCTACAGTAAACATGgcagcgttctgtcgaatcatgctcaaaagcttcggtaaacattggtttgtgtgcgtgaataaatgttgacaacggcaagcatgCCAGTTACAAAACTCAATCcgattggtcgacgtcaaggtgctgctgtcggagagttgtcgttcatatgtcacactacaaaggaagatataaaaaaatcaagcatgcttgccttttcattttggcgtcgtagggttatcgtagggccaaatcgttggtcatAGATGacgtcacactacaagaagttttgttctGGAAAATCGCCCGTGAtggctaatcgggccaatatcggggctaaaatcctgtagtctaaTCCAGGCATTACACAGTAACTTTATTTAAGTGCCAACATATAGTTTATAAGCTCAAGATGCTTTCCACATACCAGCttcatatttcaaatcaaaaAATTATGTGCACATATGAGGCCTCTTAAATTTACAAAATTTCAGTGTTTATGACTTACATAATGCCTTTCAATACTGATTTGGTTTATTTGGCTTGGCTTGACTCATCATTTACAGATGATGGGAAAATAAGTGAATAGGCTGGAGGAGGTTCATCAGATTGAGACAGGAAGTTGGTGGTGCTCGTATAAGAAGGCGGTTCGTATAATGGAGCAGAAAGAGCTGCGTGTAGTGGTGCTGATGGGCCTGGATGGGTCACTGGGGCAGATGGATTGGGTGTAAATGTCGGAGCAGGTGAATGAAATGTTCCTGGATTTGGCGGAGGGTGCACAACACTagatgacgatgatgacgagCCATATGAAGAAATTCCTGGATAAAAGCCCCATGCCATGGGTGCAACGGGATTGGGATTGATGGCCGGAGGACCCGCATAGCTTGCTGGATTAGCTGAGTAAAACGGCGGGGGTACCAAATACGCTTGGGCCCCTTGGTATCTGTGTGGGGATGGAGGATAACAAGGTGCGCTGGCTGCAGCAGGGTGGAAGTCACTGTTGTGTGGGGCCCAGCTAGGCCCAGGAAAAGCAGGCTGAGAACCAGAGGCTAGGTTTGGAGGTATGATGATCATTGGGAACGTCACCTCAGGGTCGAAGGCAAAACTGATGTCCAGATAcacctgaggaaaaaaaaacatttatgtggCTTAATATTTTAAACTTAAAAGCTTCCTAATTTACCGGACCTCAATATGAATGTGTATACATGCATTTAGGGTGAAAGGTACTGTTTGTATCGCAGTTTGTTGGTTGGTTTGCAAAAGCAATATAATCGAATACCATGAGACTTTTTGGAGGGGTGGTAAATGTATCGAGGAAAAAACAATCCAGAAAGAGAAGTATTTTTATGCATTCATCATTTTATTCACAATTTAAGTGTTTACGCCGCCCTAGAGAAGTACAATTGTAGAGCCCTTGTCAAACATCTTAGATAATTTTCTATGAACCAGAAAGTAGCCTGCTGACTAACAAATAAGGCTCTACACTatttttcactttctttttaGAGAGTTACATTCTATTTTCTATTCTCCCATTTGAGTCAGACAGTGGTATATCCCGAGCGTGCCGAAGTACGTTTATACGGAACTATAAGCTGACATCCATGGGGGGAGGATGTAAAGTTGGCTTAGTGGGGAGATCACAGATCTGCACCATGAAGTAGGGACTTGGAGACCTCCCTCCATCCCAGATCCATTTGTGTGCCCCCCGTCCCGGCCAGTGGGATGatgaatgataataataattcaatgaattgattttgcactgcgattggctggcgaccggttctgggtgtaccccgcctctcacccgaagatagctgggataggctccagcacacccgtgaccctagtgaggagaagcggtacagaaaatggatggatggatgaattgatttGATGCAGGCTATCTACAAATTGTATTTGTGAATGGAATACGTCATGAAATCCACCACACATGTCTGCAAGACTcgagtatctgtctgcctgtggcACCTTAATCGTGTTAGACGAGCGGTCTACCTACTGGGCTGGACTTCCCAGCAGGTGTAAGTTTACAATGAATTTcagcccacacactgtcacatgCGAAGGCCAGATATCGGAGGACTGTATGCGCCTGTatgcccagcttggcgcagaccaGTTTGCCAAACACCCAAAGCGAGCCTTGTGCTTGCACGACAATGAAGACACGCCAGTTTTTGCGTAGTTGCAACAACAccgaaaatagagccctgagTCTTAGGTCTGTTTGAGGTTTCCTCCTTAGAGGTAGTTGTTCCTTGGCTCCGTCGCCTCGTGCATGCTCATTTGGGGTTCAGTTGGCCTTTAATGTGTGAGAAACGGGTTTCTAGACCTGCTCCATAGGTAAAGTGCCTTGAAATAAGCTCTGTTGTGAATTGGTACTAATATAAGAATTGAATATTGAGTTTGAGGCAAAACTTctggaaaaactttttttgtcctcaagTTCTGGGAAGTAATCAAAGGAGAGAAAAAGCGTGAAGAAGACATCAATCCACTCAAAAAGTGActtaaaaaatgtcacattcaTGTAAAGGCTGGTTAACAGAGAAATATTGTCACCACTGTTTGTATACAATACCTTTAGGGAGTATTCCACTGAGATGATTTCACAGTTTTTGATGGTCGGCTCCTGATTAGTGGGAATCTTCACAGCCCACCTGACCTCCTTCTCTGAGCGGGGTCCAATATTTTGGCCGGCCATTTTGTTGACAGTGCTGCTTTCATGTTTGGTACTACTGCTGGCTGTGTATACAATAACCTGGGACAAACGCACTTTGGGAATCATGTCACTAGAtgagttgttgttgatttttgcaACAACCACCGCTGTTTCTCCTGTGGCAACCATAACACACGTGGATTCACGATTTATTTAGGTAAAAATAGAGGGCAAAGAAAGTGTAAATATGTAGTACACTTGTCACTTTTTCTGTGAATGTATAGCTCTATAATAAAATCCAGCCATGAGGTCACGTATATACGAATGTACACATTACTAACCTGGGGCGTAAGCAGTCCTATCAACAGTGACCTCCATGTGCACTTTTCCACTTGAGAAAATCCCCAACTCTTTGTCTTTGACTGCAACTTGTCGTAACTAGAAAAGAACAAGTACAGAAAGcaacactttttatatgtaatgTTGGATTGATTGCAGTGTCAAGATTTGCCTGAGGCGAGATGTTGTAACTTTTAGTAACATGTCGTAACATTTTAGACTGTCACCTGTGTAATGCTGTGTTCCCATTCCAGAAAATAGTTTTCTACTGAAGCATAAATCCCATAATTTAGCTAACCAGCTAGGTTATTATTCAGGGCTATGTTGAATAACAGCATATGAAGACCTCAGCGTATCTCAGTTTAGTGAGCATCAAAGGATTCAATTCaagtttttgcattttctttttttccccaaaacttaCTCTAAAAGATGGCCCACTGATTTGCCTGCTAGTATGCAACCATGCTAGCATATTGCACAAGACCTCACTTCAGACCGCATTGAAGGAATAACTGCACAATGTTTCTTCTTTGGCATTTTAAACCTATTCTTGCAAAGCAACGACGcgagtgtgaatatttgtttgtcttaACTTGgatgcaaaacacattttgattttttttatattttattatttgattaatcaatGGACTAATCGATAGACTCtcttcttaaaatattttccagTGACAGCCCTACCCGTGACCCCattgaggacaagcactacagaaaatggagggatgtaTTTTACAAACCATCAGAGATTGTAGGTGTGGGATGGACTTGGAGCGAAAAATGATCACGTTGACAGCAGTCTTGTCCACTTTCCAACTTCTAGACAACTTGGCTTCAAGAATGTAGACAATCTTTCCGTGGGTGCCCTTGAAACTTGAAGGCATGTTCCTGTAAATAGAGAAGCAGATACACAGCGTAAGATTACTTCCCAATAATAATGCAACCCATTGCTAAAGTACAGTTTGTTACTTACTCTGATGGTATGGTAAAGCTGAAGTTATACACATGGACACCTTGGGGAAGCACAGTCTCTGCAAAATGTAAAGAACTTAATTTTATGACTGAGAAGTAGAACTAGAAGACAGTTGATAAGGATTCTAAAGATCACAATGATGGAATATATGAATCGTGCAATATCAACACAAATACCACGAAATTAGTCAAAAGGCTGTGGATTTTACCACTTACTATAAATGGGGAGCAACTCCATAGTTTCCTTCCATGCTCACTTCCTGTAGGTGTTTTGTGCCCCATGCTTTGCTTCATAGAGGGTATAATAAAGTCGTTTTTTTAAAGGGGATTAGTTTGAATGGGAAAATGTTCAGTttttagtttgggtttgaaatatatcttttgtgacaccggACCTGGAAATTTGTTTTAACACACCTCGGACATATATCTTGGATAATACGACAATATGCAGTGGTTCACGGTACATTAGGGGCTTTTCCCTAGCTACTCTGGTATCTTGAGTTGCCCCTGTGTCCCcaccgaaaaaaaaacaaccagggTACGGAAGTTTCCCCCTGGATTATTTCGTTCCTCTTGGCGGATAGGGTCTCCCTAGAGGTACCAGGATTTTTTTGGAGGAGGCGGGCTGTGCTGAAGAacgttgattggttgacagacttCTGTAggcatttactttttcattcacagagcCGCCATTACTGGAAGCGGCGTTACGCAAGGCTGGAAATAAGAGGatgaaaatacattgaaaagcaaaactttgaATCACCGATGGAGCAAAGTCCGCCGCCACGAGGTCCGCCGCCGCCACGGCCTCGCAAGCGAGATCTTCCGCTGCCCCGGCAGCGAGGTCCGCCACTGGTCAATCCAATCGGTCgcgggggaaaaaatattccgTGTTTGCCATTGTGCAAGACAAGGAAATGAAGTGGGGCTTTCTATCTGTGTTTATACgtgcacaaataaatatttgcaaatgtacaatctgttttttttttttctccccatgcaaacacatttacagataccaaatacttcatactgctgtatttaaaaactcactaagagctgtccatgaagtcatccatccatccatccattttcaatactagGGTAATACTAAtattaccctcactagggtggcgggcgtgctggagactatcccagctatcttcgggcgagaggcggggtacaccctgaactggtcgccagccatacaaacaaacaagcattcacacactcacattcacacctacgggcaatttatagtcttcaatgaacctcccatgcatgtttttcaaaaatcatCTATTATTTATCGTCTCAAAACAATTAGAATACATATATTCTAATTTTGGCGGCATGgtagctgactggttagcacatctgcctcacagttctgaggacccgggttcaactcctgtgcggagtttgcatattctccccatgcctgcgtgggttttctccgagtactccggtttcctcccacatcccaaaaacatgcgtggtaggttgattgaagactctaaattgcccgtaggtgtgaaagtgagtggaatggttgtttgtttatatgtgccctgcgattagctggcgaccagttcagggtgtaccccgcctctcgcccagaatcagctgggataggctccagcacgcctgcgaccctggtgaggagaagtggtacggaaaatgaatgagatATTcgaatttattgagatgtacctgtatataataaaactctCTGCCTCAAAGACtatctgcagccaggttggcattgcaagtGATAATCAGTTCTCAACTGCCTCACCTAGATAAATGCCCCAACACTTTTTACCATATGTGTGTGACGTGCCCCTCATCATGAATAGAAACTGCCCCCTTTCAGGAACGGAAAATTTCGATCTGCACGCCCCCCCTTCGACGATTGGTTTTCGGGAAGGAAACGTTTGACGCTCGGGGTTGCCACCCTTCAGTCGAGCCACCCCCTGGACCCGCCCCTGCCTGTGCCAGtggcatatagtgacaggcagaacaattaaacgcTTTTCCACTAGATGGGAGGGGTACAAAATTAAAcgacccacttttttttttgtttttatatttttgttaggtggtgtgctgtgccatttaCTATATGTACTCGGGTAGTAGTTACCACgacttattattattcatattaataTTCAATACTTATAATGTATGACCTAGTCAGAGGTAGAGGCTTTGAGAGAATTAATAGATTGGAGATTTGCAACAATAACAAGGCATGCAGCATCGCCTACCATTGGAGCTTTCAGCGATAAAGAAGTGCTTGAGTTTGAAGTATCTGCGGCCCGCcgagtgtgtgtggttgtgattGCCGCTCCTCGTCGTCCAGCGCACTTGAGCGTCCCCCTTCACTTTGACGAAGAAGCTCTGGACGGCTGTGGGCTTTTCCACGGCCAGCGTTACTTTCCCCGTTATGAGGTCCCCCTCGGAGAACGTCCCGTCCTCGTTCAGCGCGTCGCAAACCAGCGTTAAGCTTTTAATAGCGGGCATGTTTCAAGACGCGCGGGGAAAGAGGATTTCAGAGAAAGTCACGCAATCGATCGATCCAGGCTTCTTATGTTTTGTTCCTGGACCCTCATCCGTGGCGCTTGGTATGTTGTGCAGGCCACTCCCTGTGTGAATGGCAACTTTCCCTACATGCAAAGGTCTCTGCTGCCATCGTACGTTCACAGAGGAGACTGAAGGTACAGTACAAGTACTGAGTCAACTCCtttactcaaataaaagtaaaataacataaataaataaataaataaataaaagaatgaacaataaaatacttttgagtACAACAGTAAATATGTCAGTCATCTAGCTGGGTCGTTCCAGAATTGAAGGccaatcaacatttttgaaaaacagacctttttgttgttgttttgttttcaagaaaaaaaatatactaataAACCATGCTCAACCATGAACGGTGTAGGCTACGCTTTTTAggagatatttatttttcacatcgattttgctgtgtttggcgcaaacaccctgttacagatactcaggcacctgaaaaacaaatatttcaaaaatatccctgaataaataaatcctttgcattaaaataataataataattttggaaaaaatctcccaaaaaagaattttatttgaacacgaatTAAATTTTAGTATGATTTACAGTAACAGGATTACAaatcaataatcaatcaatcaatcaatcaatcaactccAGTTGACTGCCTCCTATCGCTCTGTAGGTCTATGTTGTGTCATCTGTAGAGGCTGAAAAAAGTAACCCCATTTTGACAAAGCAAGCAGAAGAAAGGTCTGTTTTCAAACGTAAAGAGTATAAATAAAACGTCGTCAGAAAATAAATTCTCAAgtaaagttttttgtttgtttgtttgtttgttttaattctcaagtaaagtacagcgATCCCACCAGATAGTCCTTCCAATCTGCAGTTTCATTTGAGGTTGATAGATGGCGGTAATGCACCCTTAACACAGTTGCCACtagtaaatcaaaacagaaaatgttttgctcccccccccctttttacaCACTCTTTATTGAACAATATGTCACATATACattcaggaaaaacaaaaatgtttctcgTTTCTCCTGTAAATATCATGACGTCATCATCCTGCTGCAGGCGTCTGAGAGTTCATTGCAGTCTGCATTATCACAAAAAAGCGAGCAGTAAGTAAACGATTACAGCAACGTGTTTTGTTTGTCTCAAAGAGcagtttatttgtttctttagtTATTCTTATTTTACGTTAAgactttttaaatgtgattgctAAAAAGCCCCCTGGGCCTAACATTCATTTGAACGCATGCATTGGTGCATCAGCTAGGTTGTTATTTTGTGTTCTCTGGAGTTTGAATATGTAGAAATGGCTTTTCAGTATTGCACAATGGAACTTCTTTCATCATTCACGTTTGTGATGCACTTTGTGAGCAGAATTGGGCACTTGAATCCTACTACTTCcccacaaattgtttttggggttCACAAAGTTTGGAGCCTAACGTAAGGCCTTGAGTTTAATTAAGTACAACTGTATCTCAATACCGTAGAAACGTTCATTTGTTTCagttgttcaattcaaaaagtgaaactcacatTATATCCTGTAGCTTCATTAAACACATAAATACTTTTAAGAAAGCCAATTCTTTACCcagtttgtattattaaaaatacttttgtttcTTATGTACTATTCCAATTTCTTGATTTGGAAATTTAggtttttgttagctgtaagcGATAATCATCAAacttataaaatataaaatcattaaatatttcactgtatgGGTAGTGAATCAATATAATattagttttactttttaattgaactactgaaataaatacaaatttccgcaata contains:
- the si:dkey-172m14.1 gene encoding arrestin domain-containing protein 3, which gives rise to MPAIKSLTLVCDALNEDGTFSEGDLITGKVTLAVEKPTAVQSFFVKVKGDAQVRWTTRSGNHNHTHSAGRRYFKLKHFFIAESSNETVLPQGVHVYNFSFTIPSENMPSSFKGTHGKIVYILEAKLSRSWKVDKTAVNVIIFRSKSIPHLQSLMLRQVAVKDKELGIFSSGKVHMEVTVDRTAYAPGETAVVVAKINNNSSSDMIPKVRLSQVIVYTASSSTKHESSTVNKMAGQNIGPRSEKEVRWAVKIPTNQEPTIKNCEIISVEYSLKVYLDISFAFDPEVTFPMIIIPPNLASGSQPAFPGPSWAPHNSDFHPAAASAPCYPPSPHRYQGAQAYLVPPPFYSANPASYAGPPAINPNPVAPMAWGFYPGISSYGSSSSSSSVVHPPPNPGTFHSPAPTFTPNPSAPVTHPGPSAPLHAALSAPLYEPPSYTSTTNFLSQSDEPPPAYSLIFPSSVNDESSQAK